Proteins found in one Phocoena sinus isolate mPhoSin1 chromosome 19, mPhoSin1.pri, whole genome shotgun sequence genomic segment:
- the TMEM208 gene encoding transmembrane protein 208 has protein sequence MAPKGKVGTRGKKQIFEENKETLKFYLRIILGANAIYCLVTLVFFYSSASFWAWMALGFSLAVYGASYHSMSSMARAAFSEDGALMDGGMDLNMEQGMAEHLKDVILLTAIVQVLSCFSLYIWSFWLLAPGRALYLLWVNVLGPWFTADSGAPAPEHNEKRQRRQERRQMKRL, from the exons ATGGCG CCCAAGGGCAAAGTGGGCACGAGAGGGAAGAAGCAGATATTTGAGGAGAACAAAGAGACGTTGAAGTTCTACCTGCGAATCATACTGGGGGCCAAT GCCATTTACTGTCTTGTCACCCTGGTCTTCTTCTACTCATCTGCTTCATTTTGGGCCTGG ATGGCCCTGGGCTTTAGTCTGGCAGTATACGGAGCCAGCTACCACTCTATGAGCTCGATGGCAAGGGCAGCCTTCTCTGAGGATGGGGCCCTGATGGATGGTGGAATGGATCTCAACATGGAGCAGGGCATGGCAGA GCACCTTAAAGATGTGATCCTACTGACAGCTATTGTGCAGGTGCTCAGCTGCTTCTCCCTCTACATCTGGTCCTTCTGGCTTCTG GCGCCGGGGAGAGCCCTTTACCTCCTGTGGGTCAATGTACTGGGCCCTTGGTTTACAGCAGACAGTGGCGCCCCAGCACCAGAGCACAACGAGAAACGGCAGCGCCGACAGGAGCGGCGGCAGATGAAGCGGTTATAG